From the genome of Thiovibrio frasassiensis:
CGGCATTACTCTTCCCGATGAACCACCGACCAGAGGCGGAGGCATGGGGCCTGGCAGTGGCATGGGTCCTGGCAGTGGCATGGGACCGGGCGGAGGCATGGGGCCTGGTGGAGGGCGCAACCGCTGACCAACTGCCCGTACGCTACGGAATAATACAATGGGCCTGATCCGCCCGTCTTGAAAAACAACTCTATTCCCGGCCAGGCGGCCACCGGCTAATTTTGTCCTCGCCAGACAATCCTTGCTCAAATTCGTTGAGACAATAAGTCGATCATGGCCGCCATCTTTACCAAAGATAATTCCGGAGAGACTGTCGTTCCTCATCCGCACAAATTATTTCCGGTTTGCCCAACCGTTAAAGATGCAACCCCCTTCCCCTTCCGGCACAACCAGAATCCCCACAGACTTCCTTCTGCCCACGATCGTCCTATGCCGCTCTTTTTTTCCGATTGACATCATCGGCACAATTCCCCATGATGTTGCCTGGTTCCAGAGATTGGCTGGGACCATACAGATGCAGAAAAATCATACAATAGAATGAGAGAATAGATATGAACCGGATACTCCTCGGCTTTTGCGCTCTGCTTCTCCTGAGCAACATGACTGGTTGCGCCACAACCACTGGGACAACCGCTCCGGATAAACGCAAGGCCATTCTCTCCATGCGGGACGAGGTGCTGACCGATCTTTACAAGATTCACCCCCAGGCAAAATCCGAGGTTGCCAAAGCCCCGGGTTATGCGGTGTTCAACAATGCCGACATCAACATAATCTTCATCAGTTTCGGGGGCGGGCATGGGGTGGTCACCGACAGCAAAGCGGGCAAACCTGTCTTCATGAAGATGGGGGAAGCCGGGGTGGGATTGGGCCTTGGCGTCAAGGATTTTCGGGCGGTCTTTATCTTCCATGACCGGGCAACCCTGACAAAATTCATTAACAGCGGGTGGGAATTCGGGGGGCATGCCGATGCCGCGGCCAAAGCCAGCGACAAAGGCGCGGCTGTGGGGGGCGAGGCGTTGCTCGACGGCATAACCATCTATCAGTTGACCCAAAGCGGACTTGCGCTTCAGGCCACGGTCAAAGGCACCAAATACTGGCAGGATGAGGAATTGAATTAAGCGAAGGCCACGATACGGTTGGGGGCTAAACCGCCTGCTCACGCTCGCCGAACAGCGCCGTGCCCACCCGCACCAGGGTGGCGCCTTCCTCGATGGCCACCTCAAAATCACCGGACATTCCCATGGAGAGTTGCACTGGGCCATGCTGGCCTAGGAGCCCTTGGGCTGCAAGCGCCTCCCCCAGCAAACGGAGCTGCCGGAAACAGCCTCGATTCTCCTCCGGCTCTTGGACAAAGGGCGGCATGGTCATGAGCCCTTGCAGAAGCAGGTGCGGAAACTGTTGCAAATCGCGGCACAGCCGCCCGGCCTCCTCCGGAGCAACCCCGGCTTTCTGCGCCTCTCCACCCACGTTGACCTGAACCAGAACCGGCATACTCTTACCCAACTCGGCGAGCCTGCTTTCCAGCGCTTTGGCAAGCTTGAGCCGGTCGATGGTTTCGACACAGTCAAAGATCTCCGCAGCGGTCCGGGCCTTGTTGCTCTGCAGATGCCCGATGCAATGCCAGACCAGCCCCGGGCCAAGAGCGGCAATCTTGGCCTCGGCCTCCTGCAGATAGTTCTCACCAAAAACCACCTGCCCACTCGCCATCGCCTCCCGGATTGCCTCAAGCGGTTGATATTTGCTGACCGCAACCAGCCGCACCGCTTCAGGATCCCGCCCACCCCGTTCCGCCGCAGCGCGAATCCTGCGCCGAATACTCTCGATATTCTCTGCCACCGTTCCCATCATCTCACCGTCCCTCAAGAGCGAAAAGCCGCACCCCATTGCGGGTGGTCTCTCTGGCCACCTCCGCAAGGGAAAGATTTTTCAATGCAGCAACCTTCTGGGCAGTAAAGAGCAGCAAACGCGGCTCGTTCCGTTTCCCGCGATAGGGTGCCGGGGCAAGAAATGGTCCGTCTGTCTCAAGCACCAGCGAACTGAGCGGGATCTCGCGCACCGCTTCCTGGAGCATCTCGGCCTTGGCAAAGGTCACGACCCCGGGGATGGAAATATAAAACCCCAGGGCAAGAACCCGCCTGGCGAAGGCAGCATCCCCGGAGAAACAGTGCATCACGCCGCCGGCAGGAAACGGCCCGGCCATCTCCAGCAGTTCCATGATATCCTCATGGGCCTCCCGGTCGTGCACCACCAAGGGAAGGTGCAATTCCTTGGCAAGGGCAACCTGCCTGGCAAAATGCTCCTTTTGCAACGAAACAGGAGCATAATTTTTCACATAATCAAGGCCGATCTCCCCATAAGCCACAACCTTTGGGTGACGGCAGAGGTCCACCAACTCGAGATAATCGGCATCGCTGAGTTCTCCAACATTATGGGGATGCACCCCCACCGTGGCATAGATCCCATCGTCCTGTTCGGCCAAGGCAATGGCTCGGCGCGAGCTTTCCAGATCAATACCCACGCTGATGATCCGGCTAACCCCCGCATCCCTGGCCCGAAGCAGCAACGGCGCATAGTCCTCCTGGTAGGCCGACATATCGAGGTGACAGTGGGTGTCGATCAGCACTGCCCCGTCGCCTAAGACCGGCAGGGCAATCTCTTTTTTTCGGATATTTTTTTCCATGCACGCCTCCCAGGGTGCAGTTTCTAACAGTTTTTTATTTCCAGCGCAATATAGCCCTTGCGACGGAAAGCGTTTGACAAACCCTTGCCCAACCGACTATAATTTTCTTGAAATTTCAGGGTGTTCCGAACAATTATTCGTTGACAATCATTACAAGACGACCTGATCTCAGCCCCATGCCTTCACCGATTCTTATCGCCATGAAACAGCGGCGCAGTATCCGGGATTTCACCGAGCAGACGGTGGAGAGCGCCCAACTGCACGAAATTATCCAGGCCGGGGTATGGGCTCCTTCCGGGCTGAACAATCAGCCCTGGCGTTTTGTCATTGTGCGGGATGCATCAATCCGCGCCCGCTTGGCCGAACAGACCCATTATGGCCATATTGTCCTCGCCGCCCCCGCCCTGATCGTCGTATATCTTGAGAAAGAAGCCATGTACGATACGTTGAAAGACGCGCAATCAGCCGGGGCCTGCATCCAGAACATGCTCCTGGCCGCCGAGGCCCTTGGCCTGGGCGGGGTCTGGCTCGGACAGATCCTGAAAAACAGGGAAAACGTCGCCCGGATTCTGGATCTGAACGAAAACCTTGAACTGATGGCGGTCATCGCCATCGGATACCCGAACCGACGCGACCAGCAATCACAGAGAAAACCCTTGGCGGAATTCATCGTTAAAGAGTTATAACCCTATAGTCTTGTAACCATTACCCAGGAGGCCTGCCATATGACCACGCTCCGTAAACCGTTCCGCACCGTGTTCGTATCAACCGTTCTTGCCCTCGCCAGCCTTGTTGCCCTCAGCGGCTGCGCCGAATTGGGCCTGGGCACCAACAGCGACCAGGGAAGTTCCACGGATCCCTTCTCCTCATCCTCCCAGGAAGCCCCGCCCTTTCTCGCCAATGAATTTTCCGACCTCCTGCTTCCCAGCGAACTCACCTGGGAGCGGGAAAAAAGCATGATTGTCCGGACCGATTCCTTCGCCGGCGGGGTATTACACTACTCCGGCCGGGTCGACATAACTTCCTTGTCCGATTTTTTCACCAACAACATGGGTAAAAAAGGCTGGAAGCTTGCCGGCTCGGCCAAATACAAGAATATCCTGCTCGCCTTTGTCAAACCCAACAAAACCTGCACCATCCTCTTGTCCGAGGATCAACTGATGATGAAAACCCTGGCCTCCATCTATATCGCCGAGGATATCTCCGCAGCACGCGCCGGCGGAGGACAGCAGTCCAATCCCTTCGGCCCGGGCATGTAACCATTGAGGCGACGCGAATTCCATGTCTCTACTGACCGATAAAAAAATCCTGCTCGGGATTACCGGCAGCATTGCCGCCTACAAGGTGGCGGATTGGGTTCGCGCCCTGCGGAGGGAAGGCTGCCAGATCACTGTGGTTATGACCGAGGCTGCCTGCCGGTTCATCTCCCCCCTGACCATGGCGGCCCTTTCCGGTAATCCTGTGCACACCACCATGTTCGGTGC
Proteins encoded in this window:
- a CDS encoding YSC84-related protein; amino-acid sequence: MNRILLGFCALLLLSNMTGCATTTGTTAPDKRKAILSMRDEVLTDLYKIHPQAKSEVAKAPGYAVFNNADINIIFISFGGGHGVVTDSKAGKPVFMKMGEAGVGLGLGVKDFRAVFIFHDRATLTKFINSGWEFGGHADAAAKASDKGAAVGGEALLDGITIYQLTQSGLALQATVKGTKYWQDEELN
- a CDS encoding YggS family pyridoxal phosphate-dependent enzyme, giving the protein MMGTVAENIESIRRRIRAAAERGGRDPEAVRLVAVSKYQPLEAIREAMASGQVVFGENYLQEAEAKIAALGPGLVWHCIGHLQSNKARTAAEIFDCVETIDRLKLAKALESRLAELGKSMPVLVQVNVGGEAQKAGVAPEEAGRLCRDLQQFPHLLLQGLMTMPPFVQEPEENRGCFRQLRLLGEALAAQGLLGQHGPVQLSMGMSGDFEVAIEEGATLVRVGTALFGEREQAV
- a CDS encoding TatD family hydrolase, with the protein product MEKNIRKKEIALPVLGDGAVLIDTHCHLDMSAYQEDYAPLLLRARDAGVSRIISVGIDLESSRRAIALAEQDDGIYATVGVHPHNVGELSDADYLELVDLCRHPKVVAYGEIGLDYVKNYAPVSLQKEHFARQVALAKELHLPLVVHDREAHEDIMELLEMAGPFPAGGVMHCFSGDAAFARRVLALGFYISIPGVVTFAKAEMLQEAVREIPLSSLVLETDGPFLAPAPYRGKRNEPRLLLFTAQKVAALKNLSLAEVARETTRNGVRLFALEGR
- a CDS encoding nitroreductase family protein encodes the protein MPSPILIAMKQRRSIRDFTEQTVESAQLHEIIQAGVWAPSGLNNQPWRFVIVRDASIRARLAEQTHYGHIVLAAPALIVVYLEKEAMYDTLKDAQSAGACIQNMLLAAEALGLGGVWLGQILKNRENVARILDLNENLELMAVIAIGYPNRRDQQSQRKPLAEFIVKEL